TCGGAAACACGTAGAATATTCGGATATAATATTCCAACCATGGAATTCAAAACAGATTATGTGTATGACAGCTGGAATCGTCTAAAAAAACTGACGTATCCTGATGGAGAACAACTTTCCTACAGCTATGATCTTGGAGGAAATTTAAAGACTGTAACCAATGGTAGTTACAATTATATTCAGAACATCAGGTATGATCATTATGAGCAGAGAACAGGTACAGATTATGGAAACGGAACCAAAACCACTTATTCATATTTAGATACCAACAGAAGGTTAAGCTATTTTGGTCTTTGGAGTACGACAAATCAATTCTTATCCAACAGATATGATTATGATAAGAGAGGAAATATTGTCCGTCTTGGTAATGATGTAGGGGTAACTCAAAATCAGATGGGAGGTACCTATGCTTTCAAATATGGATATGATACCTTAAACAGATTGATTGGTACAGAAAGTGATATGGGACTTAACGATAAAGGAGGAACTCCTACAACGCCGAATAATTCTCCTTATTCACAAAGTAACTCGCATTTCGATCTGAAGAGAATAAGATATAACGAAAGTGGGGGAATGGTGCTGAAAGAGCAGGTTCATCAAATTAATCAGCAGCCGGAGCCATTAAATACGTATTCTAACAATTATAAGTATATACCGGATACCCATAAGGTAGAGGCGATCATTGATGGTAATATCAGTGGAGCGCAACAGTTTTTCAGTTATGATGATAATGGTAATACGATCAAGCATGCCGATGAATTTGGTGCGAAGCAGATGTTCTGGGATGAACAGGATCGTATGAAGGCTTTTTACAGTGATGACTCTGGTGTATATCAGTATTATGCGTATGATGATAAAGGAGAAAGAACCATTAAGTATAATCTTCACGGAAGCTCTCAACTGTATCAGAACGGAGAACTGGTAGATCCGGGCAGTTTAAGTCTGAATGATTATACGTTGTATCCTAACCCATATGTAACGGTGGCTTTAAACGGACAGTATACCAAACATTATTTTGAAGGTTCAACACGTTTTGCAAGCAGAGTTATGGATGGCAGTAATGTTTTCATTCCATTAAACCTTGTAAGAACTCCTGGTCAGGAAACGACAATGAAAGAGCCGGATCCTGCAGCTGACTTTAAAACATATCTTGAAAAAGCTGGAATAGGAGACATTTCCGTATCAGAGATGAATACTTTAAACGGACCAGCAAGCCAGTTAGGATTATATTATTTACATACTGACCATTTGGGAACTGCTACATTTGTTACCAATTCCAGCGGTCAGAGTACACAATTTTTCTTAAATTTACCATTCGGGGAAACGATGCTGGAGCAACGAACAGGAGTATATAATAATCCGTATAAGTTCAATGCCAAAGAGCTTGACAGAGAAACAGGGCTGTATTATTATGGAGCAAGATATTATAACCCAAGAGCAAGTATTTGGTATGGTGTTGACCCGCTAGCAGAGAAAATGCCGAGTTGGAGTCCATATGTATATACTTTTGATAATCCTGTCAGATTTACCGACCCTGACGGGCAAGTTCCGAATGATATTGTTTTTATGGGGCTTAATGGTCGAGAAATTCATAGAATTAAAAGTAATACGGTTTTTAAGACCTATATGATTGATATTAATACAAGAAGTGTTGCAGTGAGTGGCTTGACAGCAAATGGAGGTAAAGGATGGACAGAAGCAGCAATGCCCAATGTAATACAAGAAAAAGGAGGTGGTGATACTACTGGATCAATTTATCAAAAATATGATTATTTAATTGCGGCAGAAACTGGATATTTTAATCAATACAAAAATGCTGGTATTACACCTAAGCATACAAATGGTTCAAGTATTGACGATCCATCTACAGTACCAGATTTAGATCCAACTTTAGTCAAATCTACAATTATGCAAGAATCTATGATGGGAACATATGATGCAAATCCTAATGATCTAAATAATTCAAAATCTGATATTATGCAAGCAAATGTTTACTATGGTGAAAATTCAAATGATTGGGGAAAAGGACATAAAATGCAATTTGGACTAACAAAAGGAGGAGGAGCTACTCCAGAGCAATCAGTTAATGCAGGTATTGGATTGATGTATCAAAAGGGGCTTACAACAAGTAGCGGAAAAACAAGATGGACAGGTGGAAAGAAGTGGGATAATGCAAGTAAAAACTATAATGGTGGCGGAGCTTCAAATTATGGAAATGTATTGATAATGAGAGATGCAGCAAAAAAACCACAGCCTAAAAATTACTAATATGAAAAATTTTTTATATTTATTTTGTTTAATAATATTATCTTACTGTCATAAAGTAACCCCGCAGAAAGAAGAAAAATCAAAACTATTAGGAAATCTACCTAGCATAATTATAGATGGTAGTAGTCTGACAAGAAGGAATGTATCCTTTGATTGTATTGAATTTAAAAATAAAAAAATACAAGATAATTTTAATTTTTTAAATACTAATATTGTTTATTACGGTATCAATACAATTAATAAGAATAAATTAAATGATTTTCAATATTATAAACTATTTTTAGTTGAAATACCTTTTTTAAATTTTCTGCCAAATGATTTTATTGAGGGTAATTTTAAGTTTAATAAATATTTTAAGAAAGTAGAAAATTATGGAGATTGTCATGTTGGGGAATTTATCTTTTTAAATAAAATTAATTCAAGACAGAACAAAGCCTATGTATTATTTAATACCAGTCGAAATGAAGTGACAATTTGGTATTATGACAATATGAAATTTGATCAAAGCAATATTGTTTTAACTTATAGTATTAAAGGAATTAATTCTTATTATATAGTCAAATACTCAAAAGAATGTGAAGCTTTTATTCCTTTAGAATAATGGCTGTCAAATAAATTAAAATTTTATAACATAAACCCCACCGCAATTTGCGATGGGGTTTGTTATTAATTTTCAAACTGCTTATCTAAAATACCTAGACAACCTTCCATCCGCTGGCAAAGTCTCCTGACTTTGAGGTACAAATAAAACAGAGAGTCCAAATTAAGATTTAAAGTTGATCCTAATAAAAGCTTGCATTTTGCAAGGTTTTGTGCTTTAAGAATAGCTTTTATCATTGGTAATTTTATCTTTCAACAGTTAAAGTACTCGGTTTTTCTTAAATTTACCATTCTGGGAAACGATGCTGGAGCAAAGAACGGGAGTATATAATAATCCATATAAGTTCAATGTAAAAGAACTGGATAAGGAAACCGGATTGTATTATTACGGAGCAAGATATTATAATCCGAGAGCGAGTATCTGGTATGGGGTAGATCCGCTGGCAGTTTACAACCCTGCAATGGAGACTCAGTTTTACGGTGAAGGACAACATAATGGAGGAGTATTTTATTGGGGTAATCTAAATCCTTATATATACACTTATCAAAACCCAATAAAATATATAGACCCTAATGGTAAACAATCTCTTGGTAAACAATCCCTTCCACAATTACTAGAAGAGGGATTAAATATCTTACATGAAACAAAAATTGGCAGAAAGATATATAGATGGGGTAATAGCTTAGACGAAGAAACTCAAAAAGATATTTTAAAGAAAACACCTTTAGGTGGGTTAATAAAATTTCAAGAATTTGTAACTAATTTACAAAGGCCTTATGTAATTCCAATACCAGGTATTAACAAACCATGTGGTTGCTTTACATCTGGGACACAGGTTTTAGCTGAAAAAGGATATAAAAATATTGAAGAAGTAAAAGAAGGAGATCTGGTTTGGGCTTATGATGAGACAAGTGGAAACCTAGAGCTTAAGAAAGTAATTAGTACTATTACACTAGATTTTTCGCAAGTTTTTAAATTATATATTGGAGATGAAGTCATTGAAGCAACACATGAACATCCTTTCTTTATTGGAGGAAAATGGCTCAAAGTTGACGAACTCAAAGTTGGTGATTATGTTACTTTATATGATGGAACCACAAAGAGAATAGATAAAATAGATTTTATAAGAAATGGAAATTTTAAAGTACATAATTTTGAAGTTGAAGATTATCATTCTTATTTTGTAGGGAAAAATAAAGTTTTAGTTCATAATGGTTCACCATGTGAATATTTGCCAGTAAGCTTGCCGAAAGATAAATCTACTGGTATGCAAATAGCAGGAGCAAAAGAATTAAATAAAGGTATTAAAGATTTATCAGCAGGGAGATATGTTGAACCACGATTTGATGATAATGGTTTTCAAAAGACATATAATGTTTCCCTAACAACTAATCCATCACAAACACAAATATTATTTGATGGAGCTTTAGAATATAAAGTTAATGTGTCTGGTGCTGGAGATAATTACAGAATATTATACAAAGCAAGTATAAATGAAAAAACAGGTAAATGGGAAGAACATGTAGGATATACCTTTGATCATTATAGAACAATACACGAATATAAAAAGAAAGATTAGTATTATGGATTTACTAGAAATATCACTTAGAATTAATGAAAAGGAATTTTTCAAATGTAATTATATTCAATTAGTTCCTTATTCCAGAACTTCTTTACGAAAAATAATTTTTAAAAATATTAAATTAATTAATAAAGATATTGATTTACTAAGTGGAGAGTATGACTTTTATGTAGCATATAAAAATCAAAAACTAGAACGAGGTGAAATTAATTGGTTTGATATGTACATGATTTTTTCTGATATATTTACAAAAGATATTAATGATGGGGATGATATTGAGATTAAATCAATAATGTCACATGATAAACATATTTTTTATGAACAAGACGTCATTGATACATATAATTTATGGCAAAATGATAAAGAAATAAATTGGAATGAAATAGATACTGATTTTAAATATTCATACGTGTCAGCTTGTTTTTATTGGTCAAAAACACCCTCTAAATTTATTAATTATGAAATAGTAATTGACTGTCTTATGATAAAAGAACAAATTGATTTATTCTATTATTTAGGAAAAGAAATATTTGGAGAAAGAGCGTACTGTGGTTCAAATTTCTATCAGTTTGAGGATTGCATTTCAATGATATGTACAAAAGGACCACAAGAACTACCTTTTATTGTTTTTAAAAATTTTAATAAATTAAATTCTGAAAATATTATTAATGATATAAAACATTTAATAACATTTTTTAGATCTAAAAAAATGACAGTAGAATTTTAGATACTCCCGCACCACAAAGTCCCAACCCTCGCTCCGTTGAGGTGAAAAAACAAATAACTTAATTCAACATTATAAAAACCTCGCAAAAACGCGAGGTTTTTTCATTAAGCAAACACGAGTAATCCTATATTTGCCCCATGAAACGATTAATGCTGTACGTACTTTTCCCTGTATTTCTATTCTCACAGACTACCGGAAAAGTAATCAAAATTTCAGATGGAGATACCATTACTTTACTGCTAGAAGGCAACCAGCAAAAAAGATCAGGCCGGCCGAAGTCGATTGTCCGGAAGACGAGTAGAGGTTTGGTGAAATATTATGTTTTG
This genomic window from Chryseobacterium sp. MEBOG06 contains:
- a CDS encoding polymorphic toxin-type HINT domain-containing protein → MLEQRTGVYNNPYKFNVKELDKETGLYYYGARYYNPRASIWYGVDPLAVYNPAMETQFYGEGQHNGGVFYWGNLNPYIYTYQNPIKYIDPNGKQSLGKQSLPQLLEEGLNILHETKIGRKIYRWGNSLDEETQKDILKKTPLGGLIKFQEFVTNLQRPYVIPIPGINKPCGCFTSGTQVLAEKGYKNIEEVKEGDLVWAYDETSGNLELKKVISTITLDFSQVFKLYIGDEVIEATHEHPFFIGGKWLKVDELKVGDYVTLYDGTTKRIDKIDFIRNGNFKVHNFEVEDYHSYFVGKNKVLVHNGSPCEYLPVSLPKDKSTGMQIAGAKELNKGIKDLSAGRYVEPRFDDNGFQKTYNVSLTTNPSQTQILFDGALEYKVNVSGAGDNYRILYKASINEKTGKWEEHVGYTFDHYRTIHEYKKKD